One Rhizobium sp. NRK18 genomic window carries:
- a CDS encoding YaaC family protein translates to MEKTNPRVRILKGDIEQQVIKPMRSHGWTVSIVSEQNAHDVVELEATKEARTARFAFLYTTAIDNSYFRQIASRNERIFYHGQPYRLDSYARGVEVPIEPMGDFFPVLVELNKQLEPTGIFHALKPRRRRSRRITDENPQQSVLTRLEQFTSPFLCRKLVAERAEYAGYPLSDDILKSKAEGMAFSVSSALDYFRVRQDDPLNKRILGLYYGSLAFAFAEMLASPSGPHDLDEVEGITKLGHGLYTLGSTGIELPDLTVGVLASGFLPRWLDFLGYDTSAFPRQKAKNGDDLGKISGQMHLSLGGLLGSFPEIDDLYRSVIALEPSWLIPAYHLPDNKIVSLNSTGKKPNSTYCRFIDLSEKIGLDRLKRAGLPIAEVQLIPKDEREYAGQAYRARVDHEGYDVWWDVIPTHRSPSQHPTTTLLPTLGGMRDYRVLATVALYSLSIVVRYMPSLWRRVEGGDHDQYLALIKAALAAWERVLPQQFLESIADEYIHTAQPGNFF, encoded by the coding sequence GTGGAAAAAACAAATCCGCGTGTTCGCATCCTGAAAGGCGATATTGAGCAACAGGTAATCAAGCCAATGCGCTCGCACGGTTGGACAGTAAGTATCGTATCTGAACAAAATGCGCATGATGTCGTTGAACTTGAAGCCACCAAAGAAGCTCGGACCGCTCGGTTTGCCTTCCTTTATACGACGGCAATCGACAACTCGTACTTCCGTCAAATTGCATCTCGAAATGAACGGATTTTTTATCACGGTCAGCCCTATCGGTTAGATAGTTATGCGAGAGGAGTGGAGGTTCCTATTGAGCCGATGGGAGATTTTTTTCCGGTGCTTGTGGAATTAAACAAACAACTTGAACCGACGGGAATTTTTCATGCCCTGAAGCCAAGAAGAAGACGTTCGCGCCGCATAACAGACGAAAATCCTCAACAGTCTGTTTTGACTCGTCTTGAGCAATTCACAAGCCCTTTCCTGTGTCGAAAACTCGTTGCAGAGCGCGCCGAGTATGCAGGTTACCCTCTCTCAGACGATATTCTTAAATCCAAGGCTGAAGGAATGGCGTTTTCGGTAAGCAGTGCTCTCGATTATTTTCGCGTCCGCCAAGATGACCCTCTGAATAAACGCATTCTTGGGCTATATTATGGATCGCTTGCATTTGCGTTCGCAGAGATGTTGGCCTCGCCCAGCGGTCCGCACGATCTTGATGAAGTTGAAGGGATAACAAAACTTGGGCATGGCTTGTACACGCTTGGATCTACCGGTATCGAACTGCCTGATTTGACAGTTGGGGTACTAGCCAGCGGTTTTTTGCCACGTTGGCTAGATTTTCTAGGCTACGATACGAGCGCTTTTCCTAGGCAAAAAGCGAAAAATGGCGATGACCTTGGCAAAATTTCGGGACAAATGCACCTAAGCTTGGGCGGCTTACTTGGTTCTTTCCCTGAAATTGATGACCTTTACCGGTCAGTTATTGCTTTGGAGCCGAGCTGGTTGATACCCGCATATCATCTGCCGGACAATAAGATTGTCTCTTTGAATTCAACGGGCAAGAAGCCGAATAGCACATATTGCAGGTTTATCGATCTCTCCGAGAAAATTGGGCTTGATCGGCTGAAGCGTGCTGGACTTCCTATCGCCGAAGTACAACTGATACCAAAAGATGAGCGCGAATACGCAGGACAGGCCTACCGTGCTCGGGTTGATCACGAAGGTTATGATGTTTGGTGGGATGTAATTCCAACGCACAGGTCTCCTAGCCAGCATCCAACGACAACTTTGTTGCCCACTTTGGGAGGTATGAGGGACTACCGCGTATTGGCCACGGTCGCACTTTATTCATTGTCGATTGTTGTTCGATACATGCCGAGCCTTTGGCGGCGTGTCGAAGGTGGCGACCACGATCAATATTTGGCGCTGATTAAGGCTGCCCTCGCTGCTTGGGAGAGAGTCCTCCCTCAGCAGTTCTTAGAAAGTATCGCGGACGAGTACATTCATACAGCCCAGCCCGGCAACTTTTTCTAA